The Gaiellales bacterium genome has a segment encoding these proteins:
- a CDS encoding alkaline phosphatase D family protein, translating into MSGTRRLTRAQALTGGAVVVAGAAVAARRLTRGGAPEPVLGRAAHRYTRDFAAAAPGRGWGAEWAALHDRRVSVAGGTAVFAVPRGLVGTAAAQPMPVHLLDHDCGDCEQLATFSITHAALRPGLLLRSAGPYEFVGVTAEEGRLVVADYGREQRQVVMTRPAVAIPAGVTVHLRVRARGGRLQAALWHDGDAEPSPQLDTALAAGRGGCGVLLVHPPDLHACRLELRRYALGADGPVTPTPPHPIMALTGIPQVDASGDGHALVRVWSAFPATATIEWSDDPALAGPTAVPAARLGPPPYTHAARIPVAGAGERYWRATLRSATSDATVRTAVQHVRPYAGADPLVLLAVSCAQLTGPPPNAGYARLLEAAPAQPAALVYQGDIGYPNNTAEACYAAAPDYFADRFGRLLADPRWARLRAAVPVGFTMDDHDYGPQNNADRTTVQPWTWQLWNRIHADPAPLGYFDFRMGDVHCLTLDGRRYADPVTTPNRPGKTKLGRDQLAWMQGILETSDAAMFVVFSADIFATRWNPRDHKPSNDCFVTGWPEEYRRAMTSFMDVQLGGRRVVLMSGDAHGLRMHYHPDPRGRRQAASLSIVEFICSGLRPGLWTASNPADPTLDPRRHVLGRPGGGMLVIDPPGTAGRSLTMRAIQVDEAEAVDAFPPLQLDFAPADDRRAAGI; encoded by the coding sequence GTGAGCGGGACGCGCCGGCTGACCCGGGCCCAGGCGCTGACCGGCGGCGCCGTGGTCGTTGCGGGGGCGGCCGTGGCCGCGCGCCGGCTCACCCGGGGCGGCGCTCCCGAGCCCGTCCTGGGCCGCGCCGCCCATCGCTACACGCGCGACTTCGCCGCCGCCGCGCCGGGACGCGGATGGGGCGCCGAGTGGGCCGCGTTGCACGATCGGCGGGTGTCCGTCGCCGGCGGCACGGCCGTCTTCGCCGTCCCGCGCGGGCTCGTGGGCACGGCCGCCGCCCAGCCCATGCCGGTGCACCTGCTCGACCACGACTGCGGCGACTGCGAGCAGCTCGCGACCTTCTCGATCACCCACGCCGCCCTGCGACCGGGCCTCCTGCTGCGAAGCGCCGGGCCGTACGAGTTCGTCGGCGTCACCGCCGAGGAGGGCCGGCTCGTGGTCGCCGACTACGGCCGGGAGCAGCGACAGGTGGTGATGACTCGGCCCGCGGTCGCGATCCCGGCCGGCGTGACCGTCCACCTGCGCGTTCGCGCCCGGGGCGGCCGCCTGCAGGCGGCGCTCTGGCACGACGGCGACGCCGAGCCGTCGCCGCAGCTCGACACCGCCCTCGCGGCCGGTCGGGGCGGCTGCGGCGTCCTCCTCGTCCATCCGCCCGACCTGCACGCATGCCGCCTCGAGCTGCGCCGCTACGCGCTCGGGGCGGACGGCCCGGTCACGCCGACGCCGCCGCACCCGATCATGGCCCTGACCGGCATCCCCCAGGTCGACGCGAGCGGCGACGGCCACGCGCTCGTGCGCGTGTGGAGCGCGTTCCCGGCAACGGCCACGATCGAATGGAGCGACGACCCGGCCCTCGCCGGCCCGACGGCGGTGCCGGCTGCGAGGCTCGGGCCGCCGCCGTACACCCACGCCGCCCGGATCCCCGTCGCCGGCGCCGGCGAGCGGTACTGGCGGGCGACGCTGCGGTCAGCCACGAGCGATGCGACCGTCCGCACCGCCGTGCAGCATGTCCGGCCGTACGCCGGCGCCGACCCGCTCGTGCTGCTGGCGGTCAGCTGCGCGCAGCTGACCGGGCCGCCGCCGAACGCGGGCTACGCGCGCCTGCTTGAGGCGGCCCCCGCCCAGCCGGCCGCGCTCGTCTACCAGGGCGACATCGGCTACCCGAACAACACCGCCGAGGCCTGCTACGCGGCGGCGCCCGACTACTTCGCCGACCGCTTCGGCCGGCTGCTCGCCGATCCCCGCTGGGCCCGTCTGCGGGCCGCCGTCCCGGTCGGGTTCACGATGGACGACCACGACTACGGCCCCCAGAACAACGCCGACCGCACCACCGTCCAGCCCTGGACGTGGCAGCTCTGGAATCGGATCCACGCCGATCCGGCGCCGCTCGGCTACTTCGACTTCCGCATGGGCGACGTCCACTGCCTGACGCTCGACGGCCGCCGCTACGCGGATCCCGTGACGACGCCGAACCGGCCGGGCAAGACCAAGCTCGGGCGCGACCAGCTGGCGTGGATGCAGGGAATCCTCGAGACGAGCGACGCGGCGATGTTCGTCGTCTTCTCGGCGGACATCTTCGCCACCCGCTGGAACCCACGCGACCACAAGCCGAGCAACGACTGCTTCGTCACCGGCTGGCCGGAGGAGTACCGCCGGGCCATGACCAGCTTCATGGACGTGCAGCTCGGCGGCCGCCGCGTCGTCCTCATGAGCGGCGACGCCCACGGGCTTCGCATGCACTACCACCCCGACCCGCGCGGGCGGCGGCAGGCCGCGTCGCTCTCGATCGTCGAGTTCATCTGCTCCGGGCTGCGGCCGGGCCTCTGGACCGCATCCAACCCCGCCGACCCGACGCTCGACCCCCGCCGCCACGTGCTCGGCCGGCCCGGCGGCGGGATGCTCGTGATCGACCCCCCGGGCACGGCCGGCCGGTCGCTGACCATGCGGGCGATCCAGGTGGACGAGGCTGAAGCCGTCGACGCGTTCCCGCCCCTGCAGCTCGACTTCGCGCCCGCGGACGACCGCCGCGCGGCGGGCATCTGA